Proteins co-encoded in one Quercus robur chromosome 8, dhQueRobu3.1, whole genome shotgun sequence genomic window:
- the LOC126694116 gene encoding zinc finger protein ZAT11-like, translating to MAEEKHHHHLFHHKKDEEDKPIESVFTETTTGYAETGFSSGGPAGYGDETWDCVVCGKRFVSKNALGGHMNQHPKRPWRGLYPPPAGHHAPEACVVCGKRFVSKNALGVHMNQHPERSWRGLYPPPTDEPAAVRNGNTTAPLPIDLNRPAPEE from the exons ATGGCTGAAGAgaagcaccaccaccaccttttCCATCACAAGAAGGACGAAGAAGATAAGCCTATTGAATCTGTCTTCACTGAGACTACTACTGGTTATGCGGAGACTGGTTTTTCCAGTGGTGGCCCCGCCGGGTACGGTGATGAGACCTGGGACTGTGTGGTTTGTGGAAAACGTTTCGTCTCTAAAAACGCTCTGGGTGGTCACATGAACCAGCACCCTAAGCGTCCATGGCGGGGCCTATATCCTCCTCCAGCCG GTCATCATGCTCCAGAGGCCTGTGTGGTTTGTGGAAAACGTTTCGTCTCTAAAAATGCTCTGGGTGTTCACATGAACCAGCACCCCGAGCGTTCATGGCGGGGCCTATATCCTCCTCCAACCGATGAGCCTGCTGCTGTAAGGAATGGAAACACTACTGCTCCTTTGCCGATTGATTTGAATCGGCCTGCTCCTGAGGAATAG